One segment of Cutaneotrichosporon cavernicola HIS019 DNA, chromosome: 4 DNA contains the following:
- a CDS encoding uncharacterized protein (Protein of unknown function (DUF974)), producing the protein MDLPLRLEVNHLTPALLLPSRDGEIHLSPTSNYPAPHGTGLLGETLRVSVTLRNVTGAPFIPHSPRTSSPHLASPRRPSHPLPASTSTSSFRSGTPPPPRSGTLSPRKGSPAPGFDIRGAKMMLEVQSPTARTRLGEAVHGGREDGTDPATAESRGWDELPCLKPGEGVDIDVSHDIAELGAHILIASVAWETEDGRRTFQRFLKFNVTAPLAIKTRVHLPANANTALDAQRRSAIYLEVLMQNVSPAAMEFRSVVLQPTPGLEARALGAFDTLDGAETAFPRAPPTPEEPLLSGDTTQRLFVLTPIDTPEDVPLSSFPPIYAPGTVLPLGRLDIAWVAGGEPGRFTTSTLNRRTPAAPPSRPLSVGSARNSLSARSFEFDLTVAGRRCAPAESEVPLTLRFGVRAPPGPAPPPLRIGVQLLSSAPAAAVAPVPVAVSVLPPSRTVTPRPASPAPSISSGMEREGPLQRSKDRRPFSPLRDAPSRPMTPVSAQLRHAAAVHIASPSPAPSPVPPSAPAPPQASFPPPPTLERPPPPLSKRLTTATLTPAAGSQAPSVPSGTAVRLGPSLVVPQPKEWTVARERPGTNYAAEAPGGGANRWEVVYDVPVTWLALEEGLVELGGARVLMMDAEAVGREWESLGDVWVEA; encoded by the exons GACGCTCCGCGTCTCTGTAACTCTTCGCAATGTAACTGGGGCGCCATTCATCCCGCACTCCCCCCGTACATCCTCTCCACACCTAGCctccccgcgccgcccctcccatcccctccccgcctcgacctcgacctcgtccttccGCTCAGGaaccccaccccccccACGTTCGGGCACCCTCTCCCCCCGAAAGGGATCCCCGGCACCAGGATTCGACATCCGCGGCGCAAAGATGATGCTTGAAGTCCAGTCGCCTACTGCACGCACacgcctcggcgaggctgTTCATGGTGGTCGGGAAGACGGGACGGATCCCGCGACTGCCGAGAGTCGGGGGTGGGACGAGCTGCCCTGCCTAAAGCCGGGGGAGGGCGTCGATATCGACGTCAGCCATGATATCGCTGAACTCGGGGCGCATATTCTCATTGCGAGCGTGGCGTGGGAGACCGAGGATGGGCGCCGCACGTTCCAGCGATTCCTCAAGTTCAAT gtcACAGCACCCCTCGCAATCAAGACGCGCGTCCACCTCCCCGCCAACGCGAACACGGCACTCGACGCGCAGCGCCGCAGCGCAATCTACCTCGAGGTGCTGATGCAGAACGTCtcgccggcggcgatggAGTTCCGTTCAGTCGTACTTCAACCTACGCCGGGACTCGAGGCGCGGGCGCTCGGCGCTTTCGACACCCTAGACGGAGCGGAGACTGCCTTCCCACGAGCACCGCCAACTCCAGAGGAAcccctcctctccggcGACACGACCCAGCGCCTCTTCGTCCTCACTCCCATCGATACACCGGAGGACgtccccctctcctccttcccaccAATCTACGCACCAGGTACGGTCCTCCCCCTCGGTCGGCTGGACATTGCTTGGGtcgcgggcggcgagccTGGCCGCTTCACGACCAGCACACTGAACCGGCGCACGCCAGCTGCTCCACCCTCCCGCCCGCTTTCAGTAGGCAGCGCTCGCAACTCTCTCTCGGCCCGCTCGTTCGAGTTTGACCTCACAGTCGCGGGACGGCGATGCGCACCCGCCGAGTCTGAGGTTCCGCTCACTCTGCGTTTCGGCGTACGCGCGCCACCCggtccagctcctccacccctTCGTATTGGTGTGCAGCTACTCTCCTccgctcccgccgccgctgttgcccccgtccccgtcgccgtctccgTCCTCCCCCCAAGCCGGACGGTGACGCCGCGCCCGgcctcccccgccccctccatctcgagcgGGATGGAGCGCGAGGGGCCGCTCCAGCGCTCCAAAGACCGCCGGCCCTTCAGCCCGCTGCGCGACGCACCTTCCCGGCCCATGACACCAGTCTCCGCGCAGCTCCGCCACGCTGCAGCCGTGCACATCGCTAGTCCCTCTCCCGCGCCGTCCCCCGTTCCCCCCTCTGCACCCGCACCCCCACAGGCATCGttccctccaccacctacgctcgagcgcccgcctccgcctctcTCGAAGCGCCTCACTACTGCAACGCTGACGCCGGCAGCGGGGTCGCAGGCGCCATCCGTCCCGTCTGGCACGGCTGTGCGGCTTGGCCCGAGCCTCGTTGTGCCCCAGCCCAAGGAGTGGACTgtggcgcgcgagcgtcCAGGTACAAACTATGCTGCGGAGGCGCcgggtggcggcgccaaCCGCTGGGAGGTGGTTTACGACGTGCCCGTCACCTggcttgccctcgaggaaggtCTGGTTGAGCTGGGCGGTGCGCGTGTGCTCATGATGGACGCCGAAGCGGTCGGGCGCGAGTGGGAGTCGCTGGGCGACGTGTGGGTCGAGGCCTAG
- a CDS encoding uncharacterized protein (CT11-RanBPM) has product MDKARASTLHDIVVDYVINNAYAGTASVLSRTPVPGSPSSSPTPQEAPSAPAPSLMEQLAERSKRAEAMDVDETPETLSPTVLERLARRREIIEYILSGSIAPAVDALNAHFPAVLTPVPATSSPRARGASHATPVFAKSTEPEHIALNLQIQSFIEHFRQIVPSAPSSPTSSIGSLNGSSSAPLDAALNVLAAINTAASKLPSYPRSVYLQEFRDVGGLLAYTNPENSELAGFLDQKRRVALAAQVNAAILHSEGRATQSYLEQIARRTSAIYETITEKDIDPQPVWAGTDLKGAGAAYRISEQLKRRPFQKGGFNLHEYVWEMA; this is encoded by the exons ATGGATAAGGCGCGGGCGTCCACTCTT CacgacattgtcgtcgacTACGTAATCAACAATGCGTACGCCGGAACAGCCTCCGTCCTCTCCCGCACCCCGGTGCCGGGatctccctcctcctccccgacgCCGCAGGAAGCCCCCtccgccccagccccaaGCCTGATGGAGCAGCTGGCCGAACGCTCCAAACGAGCAGAGGCaatggacgtcgacgaaACCCCCGAAACCCTCTCCCCAACCGTACTGGAACGCCTGGCCAGACGTAGGGAGATTATTGAGTACATTCTCTCTGGGTCGATCGCGCCCGCTGTCGACGCTTTGAACGCCCACTTCCCCGCCGTCCTCACCCCAGTCCCAGCGACTAGTTCACCTAGGGCGCGGGGAGCATCGCACGCAACCCCGGTTTTCGCAAAGAGTACAGAGCCAGAACACATCGCTCTCAACCTCCAAATACAGAGCTTTATCGAACACTTTCGCCAGATTGTACCCTCggcgccttcctcgcctaCGAGCAGCATCGGAAGCCTGAATGGCAGCTCGTCTGCCCCGTTAGATGCCGCGCTTAACGTACTTGCAGCGATTAATACCGCGGCGTCCAAGTTGCCGTCTTACCCGCGCAGCGTCTATCTCCAAGAGTTCCGCGATGTTGGTGGCCTTCTCGCATACACCAACCCCGAGAATAGCGAGCTCGCGGGATTCCTCGACCAGAAGCGCCGCGTCGCACTCGCGGCACAGGTCAATGCTGCTATTCTGC ACTCTGAGGGCCGCGCAACCCAGTCGTACCTCGAGCAAATTGCTCGCCGTACATCAGCAATCTACGAGACGATTACGGAGAAGGACATCGACCCCCAGCCCGTCTGGGCCGGCACGGACCTCAAGGGCGCCGGTGCGGCATACCGAATCTCGGAGCAGCTCAAGCGCCGGCCCTTCCAGAAGGGTGGCTTCAACCTGCACGAGTACGTGTGGGAGATGGCGTAG
- the ERF2 gene encoding uncharacterized protein (DHHC palmitoyltransferase) — protein MTSPSNSEALGLSLPSRRNVTVTRRLSVHSDEDDDAVAPLSRNSLEGTRRYYNIDGGLGGGASPARARKISSTTSPRPLSNTPSEASVGAALRSPTRGAAPLPTPRGFLAPQKPAAARRLEQRERNTSVSTSGRVSTDPRPSADCRPSVDTFRRPSPRPSGDFRPSLDASVEPSTGGAATPNMSEYSHDSRATGVTGASFHTAVSGMSGATFHTAATAGSPQTPFTSSFGPQSVSRGPSPAPGPLAIQQPQYGNQLQRGSRAQTAPTGEREAPTFGSSSATANRPSTSNVAGGVSGSETPRRQSLFSVVRDTETETIPQPPSATHPQPLPGTPSRRSGPDSAQGEGVWDRQTDASSPSRGPGASLHHDLSSDYLVDTLGVLGEKRLSQRRPSPAKGSKSPSLVQQAMLATNKRRYTEFENTNSTFFCGGRLMTGGDTPLSFILSILLLLGISGLWVGTTGVWLWKHAHEYGMSRGAGIAINIVFVYLFGLTTSSMAAASFREPGILPRDLDTDPPYTPVDIYWEANPREILVGKDGKDKVQCKYCETCKSYRPPRCSHCRLCGNCVEGIDHHCAYLHGCVGRRNYFAFLVFVIMTAVSDIYVVVFSALHFSMLCAHDHISFKQALEESPGAAVSFGLGILTLAPVLFLLWYHIRLLLYNLTTIEQIRASASSNLFKATQRPYNPFAAPSRFQNIIRASIGRPQVPSWIDASGFVVQDNRHVNPALTTPEKYLELV, from the exons ATGACCTCTCCGTCCAACTCggaggcgctcggcctctccctccccagCCGCCGCAACGTAACCGTCACCCGACGTCTCAGCGTCCactcggacgaggatgacgatgCCGTCGCGCCCCTCTCTAGAAACTCGCTAGAGGGTACGCGCCGATAT TACAACATCGACGGCGGACTAGGCGGCGGTGCGTCCCCAGCCCGCGCTCGCAAGATTAGCAGCACCACCTCCCCCAGACCCCTCTCCAACACTCCCTCAGAAGCGAGCGTCGGCGCAGCGCTGCGTTCTCCCACCCGTGGCGCTGCCCCCCTCCCGACCCCCCGCGGATTCCTAGCGCCACAGAAGCCTGCAGCTGCTCGCCGGCTCGAacagcgcgagcgcaatACGAGCGTCAGTACGTCGGGGCGCGTCAGTACCGATCCCCGTCCCAGCGCCGATTGCAGACCGTCCGTCGACACATTCCGGCGACCCTCGCCACGACCTTCCGGTGACTTTCGGCCGTCGCTTGACGCGTCGGTAGAACCATCGAccggcggcgcagccaCGCCAAACATGAGCGAGTACAGCCACGACAGCCGCGCGACGGGCGTGACTGGTGCGAGCTTCCATACCGCTGTGTCTGGCATGTCAGGTGCAACATTCCACACCGCGGCGACCGCCGGCTCGCCGCAGACCCCGTTCACCAGCTCATTCGGGCCGCAAAGCGTATCGCGCGGGCCATCACCGGCCCCGGGGCCATTAGCCATCCAGCAGCCACAGTACGGAAACCAGTTGCAGCGTGGCTCGCGGGCGCAGACGGCTCCTACAGGCGAGCGTGAAGCACCCACTTTTGGCTCTTCTAGCGCGACTGCAAACCGGCCGTCAACTTCGAACGTGGCTGGCGGCGTGAGTGGCTCCGAGACCCCACGTCGACAATCCTTATTCTCCGTCGTGCGAGACACGGAGACTGAGACGATACCCCAaccgccgagcgcgactcACCCGCAGCCACTGCCTGGTACACCTTCGCGACGCTCAGGTCCTGACAGCGCTCAAGGCGAGGGCGTGTGGGATCGGCAGACGGACGCGTCATCACCGAGTCGCGGACCCGGAGCGAGTCTGCACCACGACCTGTCGAGCGACTACTTAGTCGACACGCTCGGCGTCTTGGGTGAGAAGCGGCTGTCGCAGCGTAGACCGTCACCGGCCAAGGGCTCCAAGAGCCCGAGCCTCGTGCAACAGGCGATGCTGGCGACCAACAAGCGGCGGTATACCGAGTTCGAGAACACGAACTCGACGTTCTTCTGCGGCGGGCGCCTCATGACCGGCGGTGACACGCCGTTATCATTCATTCTTTCGATCCTTCTTCTGCTCGGCATCAGCGGGCTGTGGGTCGGTACAACCGGCGTGTGGCTCTGGAAGCATGCGCACGAGTACGGCATGtcgcgcggcgctggcaTCGCGATCAACATCGTCTTTGTCTACCTCTTTGGCctgacgacctcgagcatGGCCGCAGCATCCTTCCGCGAACCCGGCATCCTTccgcgcgacctcgacacgGACCCGCCCTACACTCCCGTCGACATATATTGGGAGGCGAACCCGCGCGAAatcctcgtcggcaaggatggcaaggacaaggtccAGTGCAAGTACTGCGAGACGTGCAAGAGCTACCGCCCTCCCCGCTGCTCCCACTGCCGCCTCTGCGGTAACTGCGTCGAGGGCATCGACCACCACTGCGCCTACTTGCACGGCTGCGTCGGTCGGCGCAACTACTTTGCCTTCTTGGTCTTTGTGATCATGACCGCTGTGAGCGACATCtacgtcgtcgtcttctccgCTCTCCACTTTTCCATGCTGTGCGCCCATGACCACATCTCCTTCAAGCAGGCACTCGAGGAGAGTCCTGGCGCGGCTGTTTCGTTTGGGCTGGGCATCCTCACCCTTGCCCCAGTACTCTTCTTGCTCTGGTACCACATCCGCCTCCTGCTCTACAACCTTACGACCATTGAGCAGATCCGTGCGTCCGCGTCCTCTAATCTTTTCAAGGCGACGCAGCGCCCCTACAACCCCTTTGcagcgccgtcgcgctTTCAGAACATTATCCGCGCGTCCATCGGTCGCCCACAAGTCCCCTCGTGGATCGATGCGTCGGGCTTTGTCGTGCAAGACAACCGTCACGTCAACCCTGCCTTAACCACGCCCGAAAAGTACCTCGAGCTTGTGTAG
- a CDS encoding uncharacterized protein (Signal sequence receptor alpha chain), translated as MAANVIDAVAAQATFPESNPFGLVTNGEANPMFIQITNAGENNFTLVSASASYHDTNKHWKLVKNATVTKFNLPVNAGANFTAPYNLNSELRSQEHGLTVWIDLKHGKELHRVTAFNSTVSIVEPATSWFDPQVIFMYLVVGATLIGAGYLAFTMYFEQPKKTRKGARKHAKAAPAVVEGSVSDSGKGAYDEDWIPAQHKRRVKGDAATSGGEATSGAESGPEKARRRRAKK; from the exons ATGG CTGCAAACGTTATCGACGCGGTCGCCGCGCAGGCGACCTTCCCCGAGTCGAACCCCTTCGGGC TCGTCACCAATGGCGAGGCCAACCCCATGTTTATCCAGATCACCAACGCTGGCGAGAACAACTTTACTCTCGTTTCAGCATCTGCTTCGTACCACGACACCAACAAGCACTGGAAACTCGTCAAGAATGCCACAGTCACCAAGTTTAACCTCCCCGTGAACGCCGGCGCCAACTTTACCGCACCATACAACCTGAACTCGGA GCTCCGCTCGCAGGAGCACGGCCTCACCGTCTGGATCGACCTCAAGCACGGCAAGGAGCTGCACCGCGTCACGGCCTTCAACTCGACCGTCTCGATCGTCGAGCCCGCTACCTCGTGGTTTGACCCCCAGGTCATCTTCATgtacctcgtcgtcggtgctACTCTCATCGGCGCGGGCTACCTTGCCTTCACCATGTACTTTGAGCAGCCCAAGAAGACGCGCAAGGGTGCCCGCAAGcacgccaaggccgcccccgctgtcgtcgagggcTCCGTCTCCGACTCGGGCAAGGGCGCTTACGACGAGGACTGGATTCCGGCCCAGCACAAGCGCCGCGTCAAGGGGgacgccgcgacgagcggcggcgaggcgacgagcggcgcTGAGAGTGGGCCGGAGAAGGCTCGCCGGAGGAGGGCGAAGAAGTAG
- the MAM33 gene encoding uncharacterized protein (Mitochondrial glycoprotein): protein MSLRALRPALRAVRTARLPVARVVAARAFHVSRSVFSAGESDGELAAALAAEHAYETEGASSSKPGFLQELEAEGVWSVSDTVNSDDVVISRKFGDESLKLTFQISDLDNTDPVESVDADGNIVEDVAPAFITSSLLVTKSGAKKALLVDLGASPDGFEVTNVAIYEKALAEANGAEGDWKRRSSYMGPQFDTLDSVVQDAFQAYLAERGVDAALSNFIVSYSEYKEQKDYVGWLADVKEFVNAN, encoded by the exons ATGTCTCTTCGTGCTCTCCGTCCCGCTCTCCGTGCCGTCCGCACCGCGCGCCTCCCCGTCGCCCGCGTTgtcgctgcgcgcgcgttccATGTCTCGCGTTCCGTGTTCAGCGCtggcgagagcgacggcgagctcgcggccgcccTGGCTGCCGAGCACGCGTACGAGACCGAGGGCGCTAGCTCGTCCAAGCCTGGGTTCCtgcaggagctcgaggccgagggtgTCTGGAGCGTGTCCGACACTGTCAACTCCGACGATGTTGTGATTTCGCGCAAGTTTGGCGACGAGAG cctcAAGCTCACGTTCCAGATCTCGGACCTGGACAACACCGACCCGGTTGagagcgtcgacgccgacggcaacattgtcgaggacgttgcGCCTGCGTTCATCACCTCGTCGCTTCTCGTCACCAAGAGCGGTGCAAAGAAGGCGCTCCTTGTTGACCTTGGCGCGTCGCCCGACGGCTTCGAGGTCACCAACGTAGCCATCTACGAGAAGGCGCTTGCTGAGGCCaacggcgccgagggcgactGGAAGCGCCGGTCCAGCTACATGGGTCCTC AGTTCGACACCCTCGACTCGGTTGTCCAGGACGCGTTCCAGGCctacctcgccgagcgtggcgtcgacgctgccCTCTCCAACTTCATCGTCTCGTACTCCGAGTACAAGGAGCAGAAGGACTACGTCGGCTggctcgccgacgtcaaggaGTTTGTCAACGCCAACTAA
- a CDS encoding uncharacterized protein (ribonuclease t2), which yields MVVSLALLTVLLPLGAAVDCSPYTNTISCSSKGVDVCCVPAAGRFVFRQRFEPDAGDNGSWGIEGLDVLECDGSPATRAGGKLTHEAIGSLCARTKGFDVEENEAAWAQSEVGEGVEEVWERVWNTAGRYVTSLCDEDADVPRFFDTLLGLHNRMKVGEALEHAGIVTSADTTYRLEDIESALTPFGQPILLCEERTLTRVLWTLHARGNLAGWTTADHGTLHTTCPSEGIVYPPSTVPLPTSTTWDQIYRPTMRPITLSYDENKRVKYDDEPKQKKLGFFKDHDARRAGGDHGHDKYRDEL from the exons ATGGTGGTATCGTTAGCGCTTCTCACTGTTCTCCTCCCTCTAGGGGCAGCAGTTGACTGCTCGCCATACACCAACACCATCTCGTGCTCGAGCAAGGGTGTCGACGTGTGCTGCGTTCCAGCGGCTGGCCGCTTCGTGTTCCGGCAGCGCTTCGAGCCAGACGCTGGGGATAACGGGTCGTGGGGTATTGAGGGCCTGGACGTACTTGA gtgTGATGGTTCGCCCGCCACACGCGCCGGAGGTAAGCTCACGCACGAGGCGATCGGCAGTCTGTGCGCGCGCACGAAGGGCTTTGACGTggaggagaacgaggcCGCGTGGGCCCAGAGCGAGGTGGGAGAaggtgtcgaggaggttTGGGAGCGAGTC TGGAACACGGCCGGGCGCTACGTGACTTCTCTCtgtgacgaggacgccgatGTGCCACGCTTCTTTGACACGCTCTTAGGCCTTCACAATCGGATGAAGGTCGgtgaggcgctcgagcatgCAGGT atcgTCACCTCGGCAGATACGACCtaccgcctcgaggacattgaGTCCGCGCTCACGCCGTTCGGGCAGcccatcctcctctgcgAGGAGCGCACCCTCACGCGCGTCCTGTGGACACTCCACGCGCGGGGCAACCTCGCTGGCTGGACGACCGCCGACCACGGCACGTTGCACACCACCTGTCCTTCAGAAGGGATCGTGTACCCGCCCTCGACAGTGCCCCTGCCCACGAGCACGACATGGGACCAGATCTACCGCCCGACCATGCGGCCGATTACGCTGAGCTACGACGAGAACAAGCGCGTCAagtacgacgacgagccgaAGCAGAAGAAGCTGGGCTTCTTCAAGGACCACGACGCGCGCCGTGCCGGCGGGGATCACGGGCATGACAAGTACCGTGATGAGCTGTGA
- the PWP1 gene encoding uncharacterized protein (WD domain, G-beta repeat) — MSGTLISSLAWVPRGRAALQPRKYELDESEIERVGKLGGPGVIEQIKEQMMEMEQDDGEWEDMGDDAGDDDEDEDEEGNEDKMDEDEVKPSDPNDMSAYKMDEYDDEESGAMGAFANVKGLSYYRTNDDDPYITLKEDDEEMEREELALLATDSMIVTARTTADLSGLDFHVYDDTNETLYPHHDLMLPAFPLCVEWLDFASGSSDSSKTGNFVAVGSFDPSIEIWDCDVVDGLYPQAILGPPGSLEKPVAKPKGTGKKKRKQIVQPTANPDHHVQPVLTLSWTPRFRNLLLSGSADATVKLWDLTRESPMGAQSSWDKIHGGEKVQAVEWNRGPMGSGADSAVLSGGWDRTVRVWDAKSKDGEGYSVAVGADIECVRWDPWDSTSFYVSLENGLILAYDARTMGAKPAQAKFTLSAHDGAASALDINPHVRGCILTAGMDKQVKIWNVSDDESEGTTGRKREVSLVAHRDLGLGKVFAARWSPDTETPLALAAAGSKATLQVWDSASNAGIRKAFGERLRRAGREMGAVKESGGVVLVNDGGPDEED, encoded by the exons aTGTCTGGCACGCTCATCTCGTCCCTGGCGTGGGTTCCACGcgggcgcgccgccctccaGCCGCGCAAGTATGAGCTGGACGAGTCGGAgatcgagcgcgtcggcaagctcggcggGCCAGGTGTGATCGAGCAGATCAAGGAGCAgatgatggagatggagcaggacgacggcgagtgggaggacatgggcgacgacgcgggggatgatgatgaggacgaggatgaggagggaaacgaggacaagatggacgaggacgaggtcaagccCAGCGACCCTAACGACATGTCGGCATACAAGATGGACGAGtatgacgacgaggagtcGGGAG CGATGGGCGCGTTCGCCAACGTCAAGGGCCTGTCGTACTATCGCACCAACGATGACGACCCGTACATCAccctcaaggaggacgatgaggagatggaacgcgaggagctcgccctGCTCGCGACGGATAGCATGATCGTGACGGCGCGCACGACGGCTGACCTCTCAGGTCTCGACTTCCACGTCTACGACGACACGAACGAGACGCTGTACCCCCACCACGACCTGATGCTGCCGGCGTTCCCGCTCTGCGTCGAGTGGCTCGACTTTGCCTCTGGCTCGTCCGACTCGTCCAAGACCGGTAACTTTGTTGCCGTGGGCTCGTTCGACCCGTCCATCGAGATCTGGGACTGCGACGTTGTCGACGGGCTGTACCCGCAGGCGATCCTCGGCCCCCCTGGCTCGCTGGAGAAGCCCGTAGCAAAGCCCAAGGGCAcgggcaagaagaagcgcaagcagATTGTGCAGCCTAccgccaaccccgaccACCATGTGCAGCCCGTCCTCACGCTGAGCTGGACGCCACGATtccgcaacctcctcctctcgggAAGCGCAGACGCGACGGTCAAGCTGTGGGACCTGACGCGCGAGAGCCCAATGGGCGCACAGAGCTCGTGGGACAAGATCCACGGCGGGGAGAAGGTGCAGGCCGTCGAGTGGAACCGTGGGCCGATGGGATCGGGCGCCGACTCGGCGGTCCTCTCGGGCGGCTGGGACCGGACAGTGCGCGTGTGGGACGCAAAGTCCAAGGATGGCGAGGGGTACTCTGTCGCGGTCGGGGCGGACATTGAGTGTGTTCGTTGGGACCCTTGGGACTCGACGTCCTTTTAT gtgTCGTTGGAGAATGGGCTTATTCTGGCATACGACGCGCGGACGATGGGTGCCAAGCCCGCACAGGCCAAGTTTACGCTCTCGGCACACGACGGCGCAGCCTCGGCACTGGACATCAACCCCCACGTACGCGGGTGTATCCTCACGGCTGGCATGGACAAGCAGGTCAAGATCTGGAATGtgtcggacgacgagagcgagggcaCGACCGggcgcaagcgcgaggtGTCGCTCGTTGCGCACCGCGATCTCGGACTCGGCAAGGTGTTTGCCGCGCGGTGGAGCCCCGACACTGAGACACCGCTGGCGCTCGCAGCGGCAGGTAGCAAGGCGACGCTGCAGGTTTGGGATTCGGCTAGCAATGCCGGTATCCGTAAAGCCTTTGGTGAGCGGTTGAGGCGCGCGGGACGGGAGATGGGCGCGGTTAAGGAGAGCGGGGGTGTTGTGCTTGTCAACGATGGCGGCCcggatgaggaggactAG